TTACACAACTGTTACCACACTTGTCAAAGACTGCTTTTTACAGTACAGCTATGTAGCCAACAGAAGCTGTGGTGTGCCGTTTGCTATAGGCATTGAGATGGAAAAAAAGTCAGTCTCCTCCATGTTTTGGAACACATAAGCAAAATCCTATAACTGATGGCAAGCAGAATTTTCCATGCCAGTGTTTTATATTCCTTATTTTAGTGTTCTCTGAAACGTGGTGCTTGCATATGTGcgaatttttaaaattatgaagaaCTCAACATAGTTGCTTTTAATTTGAGAACATCTCTTTAAACCTTGTGGCTCTGTATGTTGACTCTTTTTAATTGAGGTTAAAAAAATGGACTGGTTTCAAGCGTAGTCTAGTGACTTAATGTGGGGTATGATCCATCTGGCTCAGAAAAGTGATAGAATTCTGCTTTGCCTCCTAACATCACACAAGTCCATAGGCACAGTAATTAGGGTCCTGCGTTTGAGAGGAAGAAAGGCAAAACAAATCCCTAATTATACAGTGATTATTGGGCTTACCTCATTTCAGAGGCAGAGAAGTGTAACTTTATCTGTAGAAAAGAGCAGCTTCTTGAGTGTGTGGTATAAAGGGATCCAACTAATGCTTTAAAGATTCACTCCTATACATTTCCATATGTGCTATGGAGGAGAGCAGCCTAGATGATACAGTGAGGGCGATCTCCCAGCGGCACTTGgccctcagcagcagcagaaaggagGCAGGGATGGGACCTCTAGGGCAGGACAAGCCCTAGGCACCAGATACTGCACCAGCAGCAGCCATAGCTGCTGCACTGGCAGCAAGGGGATGTGGCTATCTAAGATTATAACATGCCCTCCCTTAAGAGGAGTGGTTGTAGGTGGGGAAACTGTGAGTTACAGTTGCATCATTCCCAGTATATCATGCCGCAAGGGTGTGGTTGGAGCATCTGCCTCCCTATGGAATAAGAAGGGGTGTTGCCTTTCAACTCTGCAGATGTCTATTTAATCAGAGAACCTACCCTGTATAAAGGACTTCCTAGCTAACTTGCTCATCATTGCATTCACAGGCGAGGGAGTCCTCTACTCATTGGAGTTCGCAGCAAATACAAGCTTTCCACTGAACAGATTCCTATCTTGTATAGGACATGTAAGTTATAACTAGCTTATCTGTTTGTTTTTCAAGATATGTAACATAAATTCATTTCAAGTCACATTAAGTCCTTTAGAAGAGAATAGGTTAACTTCTGTACCTTAAAACCATCAACAGATGCTCAAAGTGAAAATACCCAattttgtattactgttatttaaTGTCCATTTGAGAGTGGGGCTACTTaaatgcaggtttcagagtaacagccgtgttagtctgtatccgcaaaatgaacaggagtacttgtggcaccttagagactaacaaatttatgctgaaataaattcgttagcctctaaggtgccacaagtacttccgGGTTTTTTTTACTTAAATGCAGTGTCTCTCCTTGCTACCAGGTCGTCTGGACAAAATACATGGTCCTACATTACACAGAGTATTCAACTCAAAATTCTAAAAAATGCAGGTTTCCTCTTAGAAATGGTGATCATCACTTTTTTTGTGATATCTTGAGCTGTGTAGTTCACAACCTATTTCAAATCATTTGGGTTCTGCATTTCAGATTGGTCTATATATTGAACTTGTCTCATTTTATTTAATCACTAGGCAACATTGAGAATGTGAAGAACATATGCAAGACGCGAATGAAAAGACTGGATAGTTCTACCTGCCTTCATGCTATTGGAGATAAAGCAGTAGAATTTTTCTTCGCTTCTGATGCAAGGTAACGAGCGCTTGTATTTTTTGGTCTGCCCTGCAGCAGTGATAAAGTCAGTTTGACACCTTCTGTTGGTTCTCTGCTGTTCTTTTGTGATTTGGAGGTAGGCTGTTTTATCATGGAGATTTGGGAAGCCCAACTGGTAATTACTCTAGTCTACTTATTTGATTAGGATGGGAAAACTTATACCAGATGTGGGAAAGAGCTTTTAATAGAACACCACCAATTTATGAGCTATAGGCTGGTGATACTTGCCAATCTCTAGCCTTTCTGCCACTGATGTAAAATATATCTAATGCAAGTAGTCAAAGCAAGTTTAAGCAGCAACTACCACCAGCAAAGTATGTGTAGCTGGAATGGAGGGTagctttggtttttttaaatcattcttcTGCTGCCCACTGAAACATTGTTCCAAATATAAATCTGCCTCTTCTCTATTTGCCTGTCTTTCTGTAGTGCTATCATTGAACACACCAACAGAGTAATTTTCCTAGAAGATGACGACATTGCAGCAGTGGCTGATGGGAAACTTTCTATTCATCGGCTAAAACGTTCAGCTAGTGATGACCCCTCTCGAGCCATCCAGACCTTGCAGATGGAATTGCAGCAAATCATGAAAGGTAAGTTGGAACATCTACAAATAGTCTATTCAAAGGTGAACAGTCTTCCTGATATTGAAGTGTGGGGGATTTATACCCCAAGAAAATTACCATCTGATCATGTCATGACTTGCACCTGTTTCTAGCACTTGAAAGTCCTTCCTGGAAGCTGGCAATCCCAGGACATCTGACCAAATGGAGGATAGGGAGTGCGTGGTACTACCTACCCCTGTAGAGGATATCAAATTTGTGCCCTAggtagtttttaatttttaatgtgtTCAGTACTCGTAAGCCTGGACTGATCTGACAAAGCTATAACACAACATATCAGAACTTTGATTACAAAGAAACTATTTTTGTTCAACTTCCTCCAAAACACATTTATTAGATTGTCCTTTTTAGGGAAAACTAATCGCATTAAATGGAGCAAATGGCCTAGTCGTCTTCCCTCCCCTATCCCTAAACCTCCATCCAAGCACAACTGAGATGAGATGTTACAttaacactttgtccaaaccagcATGCTTCTACAGGTCATTCTAAAAGTTGACTCTGTAATTGAAATAACACAAACAACTGAAACCTTTGTGTTTGTCTAAACAGGTAACTTCAGTGCATTCATGCAGAAGGAAATCTTTGAACAACCGGAATCTGTTGTCAATACCATGAGAGGCAGGGTGAATTTTGAGACCAAAACAGGTAGCTTGGAACATTTAATTATTGAAGTTTTGTTGGCTTATAACAAACATTTAACACATTGGCTTAATAATAAAATCCCTGGCTGAAGTatacttttgttgttgttgttcttgacTACAGTTCTGTTGGGTGGTCTGAAGGACCACTTGAAAGAGATCAGAAGATGCCGACGACTGATCATTATTGGCTGTGGGACCAGCTATCATGCTGCAATAGCTGTACGTTCAACCCGCTCTAAAATATATGGAATACTTAGCTTTGATTCAGAGAACAGCTTTCTTTCTTAAGCCCTTGGCATGAGAGTCTGAAAATAGATGCatctttctttcccctttttctcTGCACCTGACACATAGTGTTAAACACTTTGTTTTAATGCAGATTTACTATGATCTACCATGCCAGAAATTAAACTTCTGCTCCTTGATGTTACTTATTAAAACTGATCAGTAATTACAGCTGCCCTATCTTCTATGACaggaataaataaaatatttttcttactaAGTTTTGTAAATATACTCATCCttgtctttctctcccccccccaccccctaaaaCTATAAAGTATTGATTATGGATGGCAGTATTAACAAGTGTCTTATGCTTATTGAATATAGACCCGACAAGTGTTGGAAGAGTTGACAGAGCTGCCTGTGATGGTGGAACTTGCTAGTGACTTTCTGGATAGAAACACTCCTGTATTCAGGGATGATGTGTGCTTTTTTATAAGTCAGTCAGGTGAGTTGCCTTGACTGTTCATCCCTATCTGAATGGCGGCCTGTAGCAAAGCATAAAAAAATCcagtaaataaaaaatatttgtttgaatGTCTTAATTTGAAGTAAAACAAGGGAGGCTAATGATTAAAGGTACCAGAGGCTCTATATTGGATGCAAATCTTGCTTTTCAAATCAGTGGCATGAATCAAAAGTAGAAACAGCTTGTGAATAATGCTTACATGAGGTTTCAGTGTAAACGTTTTCACTCATGATTACAAACATTTTTTGTTGTGCACAACTGGATTCAATTGGTTAGAGCCTGAAGTAAGCTTGAATATGATAGATTTAAAGTTTCCCAGTGCTCTTGCTGTTCTGTGTTTAAATTTAAATGTCAAACTGCTTATTCTGTAGGTGAAACTGCAGATACGCTTATGGCCTTGCGGTATTGTAAGGATCGTGGGGCTCTGACGGTTGGCATTACAAACACCGTGGGAAGCTCAATATCCAGGGAGACTGACTGTGGTGTGCATATCAATGCAGGCCCTGAAATAGGAGTGGCAAGCACAAAGGTAACTCTGTTCACTGTGGCTTTTTATACCTTTTTTCCTCTGTGAAATCCAATCAAAATGTTAATATATTGGTGGTTAAGATATAGGTTGCATTAAGCAGTCAAGTCTGTAAGAGTTAACGTTCTGCTTTTCTCTGCAGGCTTACACCAGCCAGTTCATCTCTCTTGTAATGTTTGGCCTCATGATGTCTGAAGACAGAATTTCTTTGCAGAATAGGAGACAGGAGATCATCAGTGGGCTGCAAACGTTACCTGGTATATGTGAAGTTCATACTACTTTTTACTATTCTAAGTATTGGTGCATTAGAGCTCATTAGTGCAGTGAGATTTCCCTCATTCGGAAATACAATCCTTTGAAGTAAAGTGATATTAACTTGGTTTCAAGTAGCACTTCTGTCTCTGTATAATCCTTTCTCCTGCTACCTGACTTTTAAAATCACATTCCAACTTAGTTTCTCTTTCCTATGGCTtcatgaatagggtgaccagacagcaaatgtgaaaaatcgggacggagtggggggtaataggagccaatataagagaccccaaaattgggactgtccctataaaatcgggacatctggtcaccctattcatgaAAAGTATGCATAATAAGGAAAACAGATTGATTGATTGTTGTAAAACTCTGAAGCTGACGTATAGTCAGAGCTGTCATATAAATGGACACCAAGTAAATAAATTGGAAAACCAAGAATGTCttactttaaaatgtaaattgtagTGAATAACCTGTTTTTTTGGATACAGGTTCCTTTTAAAGTAACTTTTAGAGTATTTACTATTTTGTTTAAATCATTGCTGAAATAAATCAAGCCTATACAAAACAGGTTCCAGAAAGAATTATaaaagtatatttaaaaatagtaaatggaTCATGTGGAAACTAGATTGAATAAGACCTTTTAAGAaggctggacagagacgactggaTTCATAACTTTGCAGTTTTGTAAATAAGTTTAAATTCATACAATTGAGTCCATCTGTTACTGCTTCATTGAAACAGATTGAAATACTGTTAAACTAGTAAACCTGGAATAATGGCATTTATGCTACATTCTCTTTTATTATATGATCTGATAGAGATGATTAAAGAAGTCTTGTCCTTGGATGAGAAGATACATGACTTGGCCCTTGAACTGTACAAACAGAGATCGCTCTTGGTTATGGGTCGTGGCTATAACTATGCCACTTGCCTGGAAGGAGCACTGGTGGGTATGCTTGTGAAAACTTACGGTCCTATTtacctgttttttttgtttgtttgtttgtttttaaatagttttcttctttttcttatgATTACATCTTTGGATTAGAATTAACTGTACCAGTTATTTTGGCTATCAATTTTTAATTCTATCACTCCCctgcccattgctttttgttccATCTGCAAATGTAATTGTATACAGGCAAACATAATTTATAGCTATTTAAAAACCTCACAAAACATGTATATGGCTAAGGAAAAAATGTGTGAACCTTTCATGCTGCACCATCTTGGCAGTAAACCTCTCACTAGGACTATCAGATGATACAGTATGTCTGGTCAGAAATAATTGCCATTCATCAAAGATTTGACTGATTCTAAAATATAAACCTGAGAACTGTCTCTAACTCTGGCCATTTTTAACACATCtcaatctgtatttcaaatttcttTGACTAACCCTAGTCACTCCTACCCCATCTGgctattttttttgccccagtcaaagactcccattgacttcttctGTCAGACATAACTCATGAAATGACTCCACCACTTTTAGACATGGAAATTAAGATAATTTTGCCAAAAATAAGTTTGGGAATTAGTTTGTCTTAAGAGGAAATAAATCAATTTCTGAAAAGAGCCATTAAATATGGAAATAAGGTAACAAGTTAATTTTAAACAGCTGACATTCAGTTTTGTATCTGTTTTTGCCCTCTGAGGTTCTTACCTGTTTTGCCCTTAATGCTTTGGCATTTGCTTTCTAGAAAATCAAGGAGATCACGTACATGCACTCCGAAGGTATCCTGGCTGGTGAATTAAAGCATGGACCACTGGCTCTTGTAGATAAACATATGCCTGTTATCATGGTAATTATGAAGGATCCCTGCTTCACCAAGTGCCAGAATGCACTGCAACAGGTCATTGCTCGACAGGTAAGCTGTCTAGTGAGCACTGTATCATGTGGAGAGATGTTCCGCATGTTGAAATATACTACTGATCACACTTCAGAAACAGAATGTAATGGTGATTTTTGTCTAATCAAATCAGATGCACTTACCATCTGATTATAATATAACATTAAAAGTTGACAGCAGTGGTGAAGAGTGACTTGTAAAAATGCAGTTGGAATAATAATAAAGCTGTATATGGTGCTGAAGTCAAAATcttgattaaattaaaaataccACCATGTAAACAAGCACCTAGTTTCCTATAATATAAACCTGCATTGACATGTTTCTTTCTGTGTTTGAGTAATACTTTCAAAATATACTATAGGTATTTCAGAAACCAGCAACATACACTCCAAAAAAGTTGTATGTCACCACTCTTCattattacattttatttataggGTCGCCCAATTATTCTGTCTTCTAGAGAAGATACTGAAAGTTCAAAATTTGCATACAAAACTATTGAGCTGCCACACACAGTTGACTGTCTCCAAGGAGTCTTGAGTGTTATTCCCCTACAGCTGCTTTCATTCCACTTGGCTGTTCTTAGAGGATATGATGTAAGTGTCTTCTGTATTTTGGTACTGCAGTTAGAGAAACATGCTTGTGAACTTTCTCCTACCAGCCTAAAGAGAGAGGTATAGTAAATGTATGTTAAAAAGGGAATAGCTGTGCTCTAGTTAGTTAAGACAGAATTTCAGTACAAGTCCCCTAACTTAAACTGCTTTTAACTGAAGTATAAAAATTCCATTTTCAAGAGAGTGAAATTGAGCAAATGATCAGTCATTAGAGTGCAGACTTCTCTGTCTATTTTCAGGAAATATTTCCAGGGTAAGTGAAATTTATTCAAGGAGCATGTGCGATACATTTTCATAAAAATTACTAAGAACATTGATCTCGGAATGGTGCTATTCTTGGAGAGTCTGTTCCAATGCCTGTCTTAAAATTTATCTCATGATAGGGTGTTTTATCATAGTAATGCATATATTCAAGGAGGGATGGATTGTAAGGCAGCTTTTGACTTCTTTGTGGatttaaaatttcaaatttttttgAAATTAATATTCTTGTGCATTCACTGGTGTTAGGACAGATGGGCAGCAGAATTCATTGATACATGCATGTGTGCACGCAAATTGAATTAATTCAACAAATGTAGAAGATTGCTTTAGCTACCAGATTCTGAAAATCTGTTATTCATTCCAGGTGGACTTTCCAAGAAATCTGGCCAAATCTGTGACTGTGGAATAAACAACCCACAACAGTGTGATATTTTTTTCACCGAAGTTCTAAATTTTACTCCTGTTTTTAATTGATAGTTACATGACATTAAGTGGAATGATACCATAACTGGAAAGTTTTGGGGACCGTTTTTAACttgttttaaatattgttttaaaagctTTTGATGTGCCTTGTACCCAAGTGCTTTTGCTTATGGCAAATGTTGTTCCTCTAAATCCTAAAAATTGCCAAAGAAGAGAGAAATCATTGTTTACACAGGTATAATGAATGAACTTTTTTACTACTGtgcaatatatataatatatacagctCTGGTCAGAGTAACTGTGAACATTTTTGGCCAACACTACTTAACTAGTTTTAAAGACAAAGTATTTATAAGTACAATTGTAtagctttttaaattatttttttagtaTGTTGCTTATCTGTAGCATTGGTAATGCCCAGAATGTAAATTCTGAGCATGTAACTTTTTTTATTTGTGTAcagtcacttttttttaaattttatctttGAACTGAAAATCTGTGGCCTTTGAGGGTTTTCCTTCCTCACCTTTTTTCTCCTAGCTTTTCTAGACTTTCCACTGCACCTAATATTTCTTTGTTAATGATCTTTTTTCCCTACCCCTCTTCTGTGGCTGAAAAGTCCCAAGGACACCTTCAGATTTATCTAAATCAGATCAACAGTTTGATTCATGTGTAGTCCCACCTTCATATCCATGGAATgtactgtgcaacaaaataaggGAACTGGATATTTTCAAGTGGGTTACAATGCTTCTGTTAAAAGATTGTACAATCAAACTTCTAtacaattaaagaaaataaagaatgTAAACTCTTCTCGTATGTGTGTGAAATCTTTTTACCGTACCTGATTCCTGCCCCTTCCGAACTGGTGATGAAAGAAACAAATGAATATACATTAACTACTCTTCAGTACAATGTCATCTGCTTTTCCAGCTTTGCAGATAATTTTTCTTAATCTTTGTACTATCAGACTATTAAAACTACTCATTTTTCATTCTTGCAAAAAAAAGTGAATAAGTGCTGTCCAAGGCTTCATTTTTAGAGAATAGTCTTGTGCTTAAGACAGTGGTCAGGATTTCAAAATCTGGGTTAAACTATGCTACAGACTTTGTGGCATTGGACAAGTCACccaatctctctgtgcttcagtgccTTGttttgtaaaatgggcataatttTACATTTCTCCCACCTTTTGTGTGTCTTGCCTCCTTAGACCTCAGACTTTTACTGTATGTACAATACTCAGCACAATAGAGGCTTCAATCCCAGTTGAATTATTTCCTTTTGAGGTACATACACAGCTAAAGCTTAACTCTTTGCAGTAATTTATACAAAAATGTCTTACGAGTGTCTTACGATAAGtagagtaggagtagagaggttatttttacctctatttggcactgatgtgactgctgctggaatgctaTGTTCAatttggtgcccacaattcaagaaggatgttgataaattggagagagttcagagaagagtcatgaatgattaaaggattagaaaacatgtctttaTGGTGATAAAGCTTTTTGAGTCTCTCCTTATCTTAACACAGAGAAGGTAAGGAGTAACTTGATTGATCTACATGTACctacatggggagggggggaaatatttaataatggggtcTGCAGTCTAGTAGAGAGGTGTACGTGAGCCAGTGGCtcaaagttgaagctagacaaattcagactggaaatacagcatacatttttgacagtgaaggtaattaaccattggaacaatttaccatgggTCACGGTGGAGTCTCCATTGCTGACaatgttagaaaaacatccaatctttatCTTAAAGGgaagctctaggaattatttgaggGACATTctgtggcctatgttatacagccCAGATTAGatcatcacaatggtctcttctggtcttggaatctatgagctTTTCTAATGTGCTTATCAATTGTCGGGTGCAGATACAAATATTCTCATTTAAACTACCAGCTCTTTGTAGTGTGTCTTCCTTTGATATGGTTGAGTTAGACATTTCCCACAATTTTAAACAGGAAGCCATTTTTACTACTTTCATACCTTTCATGTGAAGAAAAAAGTCACTTGCATTGTAGCTTAAAACCTTTCAAAAATTTCCGGACTCTATTTGACTCATGCCAACAAACGTTTACGTACATCTTTAAGCTAGGATCAACCAAACCTTGGTGTAAGAGTTGGTTTCCAGCTTTCCCTATTGGCAAGAATCTTGGAATAATTTTTTCTTATTGAGCAGCCATCACAGATCCTGAAAACTACACAGGGTGTGGTAAAATCCTCCTTGATGTTTGGTTATTTTTTCATCACAGAGGAACACTGTTCTGTTTTGGTACAGAAATTCTCAGTGTCTCCTCAAATGTCCTGTTATCAAATACTCCCCTTCATCCTGTATAGTTGGATAATTGCAATACTGTATCATGGGAACTCAAGCCCAGCTGCAGCATGTTAATATCAATGGCAAATCCTATCCTATGTGGTCTCACTGATTATAATCCAGAAGTCCAGCTTTGAAGGATAGATGACCTGATCTTCAGatatagtgtccctttaaaatagGCAGTGTACCATAGAATCCATTTATAGTGTGCTACTTCTGTAGTTAAACTTTTTTATAGCAAAtatgaaaaacagattttttttggtaaTACAGACAATTGTACCTAATCTTTTAATAATTTCTGATCTTAAACCAgcgtggataaaaatcaatgctttaaaaaaacattggatttttttataaaatgttttttgaggaaaaaacttatctaaagatagtttgaGCTATAATGCATCTTACTTAAaagatctcatcatggaatagggattataaattagaattctatagtatgagacgacatattcatgtaatgtttaagaaaagttttctaaatgagttccagtagttcatggattagggacccaatcttatggggttccacaggcttgTGTAtaaattatttaggttaatctttctatctacccaatgggactcagtgctcagtctagaagataccatcagagatgcttagttttgcagttctcaaactggatttgtctctccagagggaacatgcttgttaatagcaatgtttttaaaaaaaataaatatagaggtgagaaataacagacctcaactctgttgtccctctgcaaatgtgTGTACTTaaagtcaatcccttacctctcaaAGTGCAAAgcttcaaaaagttcaatgaatacaagattgttgggggtggaatagatctgtaTAAGGGGGAAAAGTCTGAGAAgagagggacatatgcttgttttgttaaaataataTGTTTGTTGTTGAAgagaaaaatccagaatacttaacatatttttagttaaataaaaccatTTAAATGTCTATCTAGTGATGTTtgcctcctaatacagcatggcaagaaaatcctccaaatattaacgGTAGAACTATCTCCAATTCTACAGGTTatctcccaatgacttcataaatatctgcttcagttacctatggtaaatgaaataaccaaacactCATTCATTTTCTgctatagctgtaaaactaatctgaaaagttttcaaaataaatcagtttaaaaatgtatagtgtgtaccttctaaaactGAAACCTACATCTGACTTGTGAAGAagatgtattaaggttataacaaccaagaagaatgcacttttatgtagaaaaccatgattaaattgagccTTCCTGACTagtaatttaaatcaaatccaccctgtctTAAACTAGACATATTTCCAAAAATTTTGCATTTCACCTTTAATATTATGTAAACAGAGTTGTGGACTAGCACTATTGAGCTATTATAAACCTCAAGGGAATGTGGTAACTAAGAGTGAAGTACTCTACTGGGTTGTCACATCAGAACATTCAAGAATTACCTTAATTTAAGTTTTTTATTGTGATTTTAATGGCTCACATACGTTCTCATCAAGAAATTATTTTTGTATATACATACAAGACATCTTGCAGGGTTGCTTTTAAGTAGAGATGTTTTGATACTTACACATTTTAATGTCTTGTTAGTGGTACAATAGCTTGTTGTAGTAGTTTCTGATAAATTGTTCTTAAGCAGGGtttgttttacttttcaaaacagattttcactgtacttttttttttttttttttaaggcatggATGCCAATGGCATCTgttaacagaattttttttggcAGGTGCTGGGAAGGCCCTCATGTTTATTGAGCAGCTAGTTTTCTTGTATTGCAAAAAAGTGCAGTAATTAAGGCAAGTTGACAACTAGTTAGTAAAGCACATTAACTCAGGTGTTTAAAATGGTTTTTTAAAATTAGTGAGGGGAGACGAGGTAGAGGTGGAAATGATCGCTAAGGGTAGATTgtgtcaagatttttttttccttttggtcaGTAGCTGCTCTAAAAAGCAAGCTGTCTTGAGGGTGAGGTCAGGAGGGAAGAAGTGCAGGCTTGTAATgtagattggggggggggggaagagagagagaaagaggcccAAATATTCCCTTCACTTACTTTGCTTTCAATGCTCAGGCATTGCTTACGATAAATCTAAAACATGGCATTCTAAACCAATGCTGCAGATTACAAtagctattaatttttttttgaatggGCAGGGGCTGACCCCATGAGGACCTCCTCCCCCATTTTTGTGGTAACTAAATATGGTTGCCATGTGTTACAGAATTAACTGGAGAGGCTCCACAGGTGGCAGAGTGATCACATCCCACCACTGTCTCCTAAAAACATGGATGGAAAGTGACCACAGCATCTTGTGATGCAATGAGCACCAAGTGCCATCCTGACAGCAGGGGATGGCATCACTTTGTGGTAACAGGAGGGTCTACCCTGACTGCACCTCAGGGAGTTAGTGGTGAAAGGTTGACATCAGTGCCCTGACAATGGTGCTTTACCCTGAAGTGAGGGTGTCAAGCATCTCATGAGGACACTG
Above is a genomic segment from Mauremys reevesii isolate NIE-2019 linkage group 8, ASM1616193v1, whole genome shotgun sequence containing:
- the GFPT2 gene encoding glutamine--fructose-6-phosphate aminotransferase [isomerizing] 2 isoform X2, with the translated sequence MDLKADFETHFGIAHTRWATHGVPNAVNSHPQRSDKRNEFVVIHNGIITNYKDLRKFLETKGYEFESETDTETIPKLVKYMYDNRETEDISFSALVERVIQQLEGAFALVFKSIHYPGEAVATRRGSPLLIGVRSKYKLSTEQIPILYRTCNIENVKNICKTRMKRLDSSTCLHAIGDKAVEFFFASDASAIIEHTNRVIFLEDDDIAAVADGKLSIHRLKRSASDDPSRAIQTLQMELQQIMKGNFSAFMQKEIFEQPESVVNTMRGRVNFETKTVLLGGLKDHLKEIRRCRRLIIIGCGTSYHAAIATRQVLEELTELPVMVELASDFLDRNTPVFRDDVCFFISQSGETADTLMALRYCKDRGALTVGITNTVGSSISRETDCGVHINAGPEIGVASTKAYTSQFISLVMFGLMMSEDRISLQNRRQEIISGLQTLPEMIKEVLSLDEKIHDLALELYKQRSLLVMGRGYNYATCLEGALKIKEITYMHSEGILAGELKHGPLALVDKHMPVIMVIMKDPCFTKCQNALQQVIARQGRPIILSSREDTESSKFAYKTIELPHTVDCLQGVLSVIPLQLLSFHLAVLRGYDVDFPRNLAKSVTVE
- the GFPT2 gene encoding glutamine--fructose-6-phosphate aminotransferase [isomerizing] 2 isoform X1; translated protein: MCGIFAYLNYRVSRTRKEIFETLIKGLQRLEYRGYDSAGVAIDGNNNEDKERYIRLIKKRGKVKALDEELYKQDGMDLKADFETHFGIAHTRWATHGVPNAVNSHPQRSDKRNEFVVIHNGIITNYKDLRKFLETKGYEFESETDTETIPKLVKYMYDNRETEDISFSALVERVIQQLEGAFALVFKSIHYPGEAVATRRGSPLLIGVRSKYKLSTEQIPILYRTCNIENVKNICKTRMKRLDSSTCLHAIGDKAVEFFFASDASAIIEHTNRVIFLEDDDIAAVADGKLSIHRLKRSASDDPSRAIQTLQMELQQIMKGNFSAFMQKEIFEQPESVVNTMRGRVNFETKTVLLGGLKDHLKEIRRCRRLIIIGCGTSYHAAIATRQVLEELTELPVMVELASDFLDRNTPVFRDDVCFFISQSGETADTLMALRYCKDRGALTVGITNTVGSSISRETDCGVHINAGPEIGVASTKAYTSQFISLVMFGLMMSEDRISLQNRRQEIISGLQTLPEMIKEVLSLDEKIHDLALELYKQRSLLVMGRGYNYATCLEGALKIKEITYMHSEGILAGELKHGPLALVDKHMPVIMVIMKDPCFTKCQNALQQVIARQGRPIILSSREDTESSKFAYKTIELPHTVDCLQGVLSVIPLQLLSFHLAVLRGYDVDFPRNLAKSVTVE